A single window of Capsicum annuum cultivar UCD-10X-F1 unplaced genomic scaffold, UCD10Xv1.1 ctg81604, whole genome shotgun sequence DNA harbors:
- the LOC124895371 gene encoding uncharacterized protein LOC124895371, with translation MVNTSRQDWSRKMDDALWAYRTSFKTLIGMSPYQLVFGKSCHLPIELENKALWTLRRLNLNWNDATELRLGQLHEMDEFHLGMYERPELYKETMKNYHDRRITK, from the coding sequence ATGGTGAATACAAGCAGACAGGATTGGTCTAGAAAGAtggatgatgccttgtgggcatacagAACATCCTTCAAGACACTCATTGGTATGTCACCGTACCAATTGGTGTTTGGAAAGTCATGTCATTTACCAATTGAATTGGAGAACAAGGCGTTGTGGACACTCCGGAGACTAAATTTAAATTGGAATGATGCCACGGAGTTAAGATTAGGACAGCTAcatgagatggatgagtttcaTCTCGGCATGTATGAAAGACCAGAACTATacaaagaaacgatgaagaattaccatgatcggaggattacaAAATGA